The following are from one region of the Hemitrygon akajei chromosome 6, sHemAka1.3, whole genome shotgun sequence genome:
- the lmo1 gene encoding rhombotin-1 isoform X1 — protein MWSTDFGLTPGVPMLSVQPKGKQKGCAGCNRKIKDRYLLKALDKYWHEDCLKCACCDCRLGEVGSTLYTKANLILCRRDYLRLFGTTGNCAACSKLIPAFEMVMRARDNVYHLDCFACQLCNQRFCVGDKFFLKNNMILCQMDYEEGAMNGSFSSQVQ, from the exons ATGTGGAGTACTGATTTTGGGTTAACCCCAG GTGTACCCATGCTTTCTGTGCAACCGAAAGGAAAGCAGAAGGGCTGTGCGGGCTGCAATCGCAAAATCAAGGATCGATATCTGCTAAAGGCACTGGACAAATATTGGCATGAAGACTGTCTAAAATGTGCCTGTTGTGACTGCCGCCTTGGAGAGGTTGGATCAACTCTCTACACAAAAGCAAATCTAATTCTTTGCCGTAGAGACTACTTGAG GCTCTTTGGTACCACTGGGAATTGTGCAGCATGCAGTAAACTGATTCCTGCTTTTGAGATGGTGATGAGAGCCCGTGATAATGTCTACCACTTGGACTGCTTTGCCTGTCAACTTTGTAATCAGAG GTTTTGTGTGGGAGACAAATTTTTTCTGAAGAATAACATGATCCTCTGCCAAATGGACTATGAGGAAGGGGCAATGAATGGAAGTTTCTCATCACAAGTTCAGTGA
- the lmo1 gene encoding rhombotin-1 isoform X2 has product MVLDKEEGVPMLSVQPKGKQKGCAGCNRKIKDRYLLKALDKYWHEDCLKCACCDCRLGEVGSTLYTKANLILCRRDYLRLFGTTGNCAACSKLIPAFEMVMRARDNVYHLDCFACQLCNQRFCVGDKFFLKNNMILCQMDYEEGAMNGSFSSQVQ; this is encoded by the exons GTGTACCCATGCTTTCTGTGCAACCGAAAGGAAAGCAGAAGGGCTGTGCGGGCTGCAATCGCAAAATCAAGGATCGATATCTGCTAAAGGCACTGGACAAATATTGGCATGAAGACTGTCTAAAATGTGCCTGTTGTGACTGCCGCCTTGGAGAGGTTGGATCAACTCTCTACACAAAAGCAAATCTAATTCTTTGCCGTAGAGACTACTTGAG GCTCTTTGGTACCACTGGGAATTGTGCAGCATGCAGTAAACTGATTCCTGCTTTTGAGATGGTGATGAGAGCCCGTGATAATGTCTACCACTTGGACTGCTTTGCCTGTCAACTTTGTAATCAGAG GTTTTGTGTGGGAGACAAATTTTTTCTGAAGAATAACATGATCCTCTGCCAAATGGACTATGAGGAAGGGGCAATGAATGGAAGTTTCTCATCACAAGTTCAGTGA
- the lmo1 gene encoding rhombotin-1 isoform X3 — MLSVQPKGKQKGCAGCNRKIKDRYLLKALDKYWHEDCLKCACCDCRLGEVGSTLYTKANLILCRRDYLRLFGTTGNCAACSKLIPAFEMVMRARDNVYHLDCFACQLCNQRFCVGDKFFLKNNMILCQMDYEEGAMNGSFSSQVQ; from the exons ATGCTTTCTGTGCAACCGAAAGGAAAGCAGAAGGGCTGTGCGGGCTGCAATCGCAAAATCAAGGATCGATATCTGCTAAAGGCACTGGACAAATATTGGCATGAAGACTGTCTAAAATGTGCCTGTTGTGACTGCCGCCTTGGAGAGGTTGGATCAACTCTCTACACAAAAGCAAATCTAATTCTTTGCCGTAGAGACTACTTGAG GCTCTTTGGTACCACTGGGAATTGTGCAGCATGCAGTAAACTGATTCCTGCTTTTGAGATGGTGATGAGAGCCCGTGATAATGTCTACCACTTGGACTGCTTTGCCTGTCAACTTTGTAATCAGAG GTTTTGTGTGGGAGACAAATTTTTTCTGAAGAATAACATGATCCTCTGCCAAATGGACTATGAGGAAGGGGCAATGAATGGAAGTTTCTCATCACAAGTTCAGTGA